One window from the genome of Salvelinus namaycush isolate Seneca unplaced genomic scaffold, SaNama_1.0 Scaffold1576, whole genome shotgun sequence encodes:
- the LOC120037117 gene encoding uncharacterized protein LOC120037117 yields the protein MVHRGNTLGTGYCREATPWGLATAERQHPGDWLLQRQPSNTLGTGYCRDNQATPWGLATAERQHPGDWLLQRGNTLGTGYCREATPWGLATAERQHPGDWLLQRQPSNTLGTGYCRDNQATPWGLATAERQHPGDWLLQRQPSNTLGTGYCRDNQATPWGLATVETTKQHPEDWLLQRDNQATPWGLATAERQPSNTLGTGYCRETTKQHPGDWLLQRDNQATPWGLATAERQPSNTLRTGYCRDIQRDNTLGTGYCRETTPWGLATVETTKQHPGDWLLQRQPSNTLGTGYCRDNQATPWGLATVETTKQHPEDWLLQRDNQATPWGLATAERQPSNTLGTGYCRETTKQHPGDWLLQRQPSNTLGTGYCRDNQATPWGLATVETTKQHPEDWLLQRDNQATPWGLATAERQPSNTLGTGYCRETTKQHPGDWLLQRDNQATPWGLATAERQPSNTLGTGYCRETTKQHPGDWLLQRGNTLGTGYCRETTPWGLATVETTKQHPGDWLLQRQPSNTLGTGYCRDNQATPWGLATAGRQPSNTLGTGYCSDNQATP from the exons ATGGTTCAT AGAGGCAACACCCTGGGGACTGGCTACTGCAGAGAGGCAACACCCTGGGGACTGGCTACTGCAGAGAGGCAACACCCTGGGGACTGGCTACTGCAGAGACAACCAAGCAACACCCTGGGGACTGGCTACTGCAGAGACAACCAAGCAACACCCTGGGGACTGGCTACTGCAGAGAGGCAACACCCTGGGGACTGGCTACTGCAGAGAGGCAACACCCTGGGGACTGGCTACTGCAGAGAGGCAACACCCTGGGGACTGGCTACTGCAGAGAGGCAACACCCTGGGGACTGGCTACTGCAGAGACAACCAAGCAACACCCTGGGGACTGGCTACTGCAGAGACAACCAAGCAACACCCTGGGGACTGGCTACTGCAGAGAGGCAACACCCTGGGGACTGGCTACTGCAGAGACAACCAAGCAACACCCTGGGGACTGGCTACTGCAGAGACAACCAAGCAACACCCTGGGGACTGGCTACTGTAGAGACAACCAAGCAACACCCTGAGGACTGGCTACTGCAGAGAGACAACCAAGCAACACCCTGGGGACTGGCTACTGCAGAGAGACAACCAAGCAACACCCTGGGGACTGGCTACTGCAGAGAGACAACCAAGCAACACCCTGGGGACTGGCTACTGCAGAGAGACAACCAAGCAACACCCTGGGGACTGGCTACTGCAGAGAGACAACCAAGCAACACCCTGAGGACTGGCTACTGCAGAGACATCCAA AGAGACAACACCCTGGGGACTGGCTACTGTAGAGAGACAACACCCTGGGGACTGGCTACTGTAGAGACAACCAAGCAACACCCTGGGGACTGGCTACTGCAGAGACAACCAAGCAACACCCTGGGGACTGGCTACTGCAGAGACAACCAAGCAACACCCTGGGGACTGGCTACTGTAGAGACAACCAAGCAACACCCTGAGGACTGGCTACTGCAGAGAGACAACCAAGCAACACCCTGGGGACTGGCTACTGCAGAGAGACAACCAAGCAACACCCTGGGGACTGGCTACTGCAGAGAG ACAACCAAGCAACACCCTGGGGACTGGCTACTGCAGAGACAACCAAGCAACACCCTGGGGACTGGCTACTGCAGAGACAACCAAGCAACACCCTGGGGACTGGCTACTGTAGAGACAACCAAGCAACACCCTGAGGACTGGCTACTGCAGAGAGACAACCAAGCAACACCCTGGGGACTGGCTACTGCAGAGAGACAACCAAGCAACACCCTGGGGACTGGCTACTGCAGAGAGACAACCAAGCAACACCCTGGGGACTGGCTACTGCAGAGAGACAACCAAGCAACACCCTGGGGACTGGCTACTGCAGAGAGACAACCAAGCAACACCCTGGGGACTGGCTACTGCAGAGAG ACAACCAAGCAACACCCTGGGGACTGGCTACTGCAGAGAGGCAACACCCTGGGGACTGGCTACTGTAGAGAGACAACACCCTGGGGACTGGCTACTGTAGAGACAACCAAGCAACACCCTGGGGACTGGCTACTGCAGAGACAACCAAGCAACACCCTGGGGACTGGCTACTGCAGAGACAACCAAGCAACACCCTGGGGACTGGCTACTGCAGGGAGACAACCAAGCAACACCCTGGGGACTGGCTACTGCAGTGACAACCAAGCAACACCCTGA